Within Coffea arabica cultivar ET-39 chromosome 4e, Coffea Arabica ET-39 HiFi, whole genome shotgun sequence, the genomic segment CAATGACCAATTTTGTtagaattttctaatttttcattACAGGTCCCAGATTGACATTATTTTATAAAGTTGATGGAATAAAATGGTAAGATTGATAAATAATAAACTGGTAGGATTGATTGATAAAGAACTAAATTGGCTAAAATTCTAAACACAGGGGGCCCAAAATGATCATTTTCTCAAAGAAACATGGCATaggaaaaaaataacaatcaaaGGTTTCGTGATACCAAGTTAGCAAGAAATATGCGTTGAGTAACAAGTGTCAAGTAGCAGTGTAATATGCAATAAGTATTAACCATATTCCACTTATTTCTTCAAATCCCATTCAAGTTTGATCTTCTTTTAAAGTTTTAGTGCGTAGGTTTATTTTTTCCCTggtttcccttttattgctttattttattcagaaaatatgtcatcaataaaaTTTGCTTACAGTTCTAAAGGCAACTAAATTCAACAATAGGTGGGAGAGAGATGAGTTGAATGATAAGCGGGGAAGgaagtgtaagtgagaggttcTGAATTCGAAATCTCctatttatactttaaaaaaaaaaatccaacaacAACTAGAGGAAATTTGAGTTGGGTTAGGTTAAGTAGTAAGACGAGGGATCTCAAGTTTTAGACCTCAGTTacagtataaaaaaaaattccaacaatAGTTAGAGGAGGGATAGGTTGGGTTGGGCGGCAGAGTGGGAGAAATTGTAAATAAGAGGTCTTGAATTCAAGATATTCAACTTATcaaaagtaatatatatatatatatatatatatatatatatatatatattcaatgaTAGTTTTTTATTTTCACAACAAATAATAACAAACCGAAAACCTTTATGATGAAACCCATGTCGTCTCTTTCCAATTTTTTATACTAAATGTGTGAAATTATTCCACtgtagaaaaaaagaaaaaaaagaaaaaagggtgtTCGAAAGGTTACTGTCGGTATTCCATTTCTTTCGCACAATGCACTACTTGATTAAAGAGACAACTAGGTGGAATTACTCTTTGCAGAGTCACGGGAATTTGGTCGAACTCAAACACCGAAGTATCGTTGGAATCTTTTAAATCTACTGTCAATAATAACAAGTGACTGAACAAAAACTAGTATAATTTTACATGGATCGAAATTTACTCTACTGCAACAAAATATTCactcttgcaaaaaaaaaaaaaaaaaaaaaaaaaggcaaaccTTCTCTTCAAGCTGTAAGTGTCTGTGGAAGCAACCATATATAACCGAGGTAAAAGTTGTGAACAATTCCACTCTTGAAGGGCTCATGCATTTTAATACGTTACCTACTAGTATTAGAGGTGTAGACAATaatatgttgcaattgattgCATTCAAACTTGCATGATCCAAGTTTCAAGTTTGCTTAATCATTTTGATGATTTCATTCAAATtcagtttgtttatttttcgaGCAAAAGTAAAATTAATGTGTATCAAACCGATTCCTTAGATATAAATTTCAAGTTTTAATACTTAAGTTTGAATGAAGTAGGAAATGTTAGTAGTAGTATAAATTAAGGGCATGGATGTGTTTGGCAGCTAGGTTCCAAGGCAAGTAATGGATTTCAATTTCAGCCatactcttcttttttttttttttccaagatcAATTGGAATGAGTTTCATAGATGCTTCAATTGGTAAACTGCTAAAGAGTAAGGTTTAATATTTTGATATTACTAAAAATTTATCTATCGTTGCAAAGTTatttttatcacactcgttgtattatttattattccttaatttatttatcatACACACAACGAGAGTGATTATGCAATATGAACGAAACGGCAGTTATGTTACACTTACTTGATGAATCCACTCAGACATTgaagatgttttttttttatcagtcGAGCATTTTAAATGCTACTAGCGGTAGGTAGTTTCGTATGGTTTTCGTTTTTGGTGCGTTAAATAATGGGAAGGGGGTAAAAGTTGGGAGTAATCCGAAGTCAAACAACGACCCAACAAATAAATAACTAATATGGAAGGCAAAATAGAATATTTGTGCCTTTCTttggaagggaaaaaaaagaagaaaaggaatagtgtgctgcttcttcttcttccaagttccaagttccaagtagtatcAGCATCAGCAGTGGAGTTAAACAAACTACGAAGTCCGAGTGGGAGTGAGCAAAAGATCGTCGGGGAAATGGGAAAGGAGAGGAGGTTGACGGTGTTTTTGAGCATAATTTGGGCTCTGACCATTCTGTATGGTGAGATGTTTGCATATTGGGTGCCCTCTCTTTGGACTTGTTCTTGGCCTCATCATCTTCGCCACTCTTCTTCCTCCTCGGTAATTAGTAATAACCTCACCCACCCAACATAAAGAAAATTACTTCTTGAAACGTTAAACTCATTTAACTTAGCTCTGAAAAAACGATGACCCACAAGTTATTTCTAGTGGCTGTTTTCGGATTTTACTTAATCTGTTGGATCTTCTGTTCCAGCTAttgataaaaagaaagaaaaaaaaaatcgaagttTTCACTTGCCTTGATtcgttttctcttttctttattttggttAATATGCACTTCGTTCGTTAATCTGATggtagtttttagtttatttcatctctttctttccatttctgATGCGGCTCTTTTTTTGCTAGGGATATTGCCCAAATTACTTTATGGATTAATGACGTTGAATCTAATCGGCATATaagatgccaaaaaaaaaaaggatagaatTTTGATTTCATAGGTGCCGCCTAGAAATATGTATAAGTTGCGCTACGGTCATCATCTTTTCGACCAAGGAAGGGAGCGGAAATGCTGAATCAATTACCAAAATCTGACTCATACAACTAACTCCATTGATGCATCCGAACATTTCATTAGGTTTAGCATTATTAAGAGGAGGAGGATACAGGTTGATAAAAACATTCCCGGTTAGGATCTTCCTGGTTACCATCATTTCCTGCAATTAGCTAAGTATTTCTTTAGTCATTACTGCATGCTCTGAACCATTGTCACTCTTTTAGGCAATGCAAAAAGGCGGAAACATTTTAACACAAGGTCACTCCCCTCGTTGTGCATTGATGATTTACACAAAAGCATTACATTGTGGTAGTTGTTGCAAACTCGTAAAGACTCATTAGCGCAAAAAAGTTTGTTTTTCAATTGttaaatttacaaaattttcTCGTTTCTTCTTATCTGTTATGCTTCAGTATTTTTGCAACCAAATACATGCAGATTATTGAAacccaaacttttttttttttttgggtggcgTGTGTCTCTCTGCCTGATTGCAGGTGAAGAGACTCAATGATTCTGGTGATTATGTCAAAATTGCCGTTCTGGCTGATCCTCAGGTAAATCTCCTCGGAAGTAGTTCCATAATTGTGTCCAAACATAAATACAGATGTATGAAAATACATGCCTTGGTGAGATATTTCAATGATTCTGCAAAGCAACTGCCAATTGAGTACTTATTTTCAACAGCTCATGGATAGGACCTCCCTTCATCTTTCCCCAAAGTCACTGGCTCTCGAGATTGCTCAGTTCTACACAGACTTGTTCATGCGCAGGGCATTCCTGTTGTCTGTCTTACGTTTCAAACCTGATGTGCTTCTCTTTTTTGGTGATTACTTTGATGGGGGCCCTATTCTGTCTGACAATGAGTAAGCCATTTAATTTTATAGGTTTTGTATGAAAGTTTACACAGGCATTTATGCGGTTGAATCTCTATTAAATGTGAAAATGCAGCTAGACTGTTGCAACACACTCAATTTTGATACTGTTTATCTGAACTTTGTCTTCACAACGACGCATCCCATTGTTGAACAGATGGCAGGAATCCTTGAGCCGCCTTAAACATATCTTTGATCTGAATGTGCTCCAGAAAACTAAAAATATGAAAGTGTATTTCCTATCCGGAAATCATGACATTGGATATGAGGCTCTTTACTCCAAAACGCCAGAGGTATGTTAATGCATTATTCTCTAAATCTCATACTACTTGTCAGAATAAATCATTTTCGTTTTCCAGGTCGCTGGATTAAATTTAGATGCTTAACTTGTTCTGGTGATATATCTGATGCTACTTTCTTGGTAACGAGTGATCACAAGACAATTCGAGCTCAGAACCCTAATAGCTCGTCCATGAATGTTCATCTACATAGGCATATAagaatttgttttatttatctGTGTCAGTTTCTTCTTGAAGCAGTATCCATCTATGGGGTTTTCTGAACAAGTACTGATTAATCACTAATAATGCAATTTCTGACACTTCAATAATGCAACCCTCCCTCTGATCATCTCTCTGGCTTGTTATCTCTGCATCTACTTGTCTGCAGGTTATCAGGCGTTATGAGGAAGAATTTGGAGCACGAAACTATAAGTTTACACTTGGAAAAGTGGATTTTATTGCTATTGACTCACAGACATTAGATGGTAAAAGCCAGTGAACACGTATCTCCATATCATCTGTAATAGTATAGTATCACTTTACTGCAAAAATTTCTGGAACTCTAACAGGTGCCCAGATTATAATTTGGAGATACCCAAAAGGTAGATAATTTACTGTATTTCATAGTGATTGCCGTGATCTCCTTGGACAACTAGTTAATCATTTTTCCTTGTATATTCATTCTTTGCCAGGCAAATCAAGGTgcaattttatgttttatgcagTCCAAGTTTACATGAAAACTACAAGGATAAAACAAGTTTCTTATCTCATTAATTTGTTACTTTTCCCCCTTCATCTGTTTGACATGAAAGTGGCTCGTTTCTTTAAACTTCCTAGATATCTGTGCACTTGTTGTATTTCTGCTGGTAATAACAAATGTAGTGTGTGTGATGCTGGTGTATTACAGATGATATCTCTGACTAACTGAAGCTTATAACTTGGACTTTATACTCTGAAGTGTGTGTAAAGCTGCTGGATACTTTAACTGGCTGTGTATTTGTACTGCTCATGACGACCTAGTCTTGTtgataaaagtcaaaaatcTTTTTCTACTAACTAATCAAGACTTGGTTGACATGTTAGACCTTAAGTTGCAAGTAGATTGACGCTGTCACTTGCTGGACCACATAAGGATCTGTATGGTTGCTAGAATAATGGTATCTTTTCTTGGTCAATCAAACTCAGTAGGACTGCTTTCCTAAGTTAGCTTTGTTTTGCATGTCTCTTTATGCAATCATGTGACTTTGCTGAACTACACAAGGATATCTGCAGTAGCTTCCTTCTCATTTGTATATTAGAATTATTTTCTTTGCTTAATCATCTATAGATAAATTTACCTTGTAAGTTGGCGATACTAAGAGTTGATGGCAAGATTTTTGTCCACAGGGAATTCACAGGGAAATGTAACCTCTGCCACCTGGAATTTTATTGCAAATGTCTCTCAGGGTAATTGGCAGCGACTTCTAAGAAAATCTATCATGTTAGATAATTACAATACGGTATGAAGTCCATGACATGCCTTATGCATCCAGATTCCAGTTCAATGACAAGGGTTCTATTGACTCATATCCCATTGTACCGGCCAGATTGGACTCCATGCGGTCCATATCGTTCTTCACCCATTATCAATCAGGTTAATATTTTTCTCTCTGCATTGAGTTAAATGGCAATCTTAGAAACATGTTGGTGCAAGTTATCACCTTGCATACATTTTGTTTAGCTAAAAATTACTATCTCTTACTCTGTTCCAGAGGATTTTGCGTGCCCCAGAAAATCAACAAATATTGTAAGCATCTTATTGTGTTCTGCTTCTTTGACTGTATGTGGTGGATTACAGTCCTTCATGGAATGGATGTTGGGGTATGACATGATACTTTTCCTCTGATCTATTAATACAGGTATCAAAATTATGTCACTGAGAAATCGACAAATAACTTACTGAACATGATTAGCCCAGTATGTAAACTCTTCCCTCCTTAATGATCTATCAGAGCTTTGGAAAATCAGACTTCGAAAAAACTAAGCTACTTGAGGGATTCATTCTTGGCGGTACTAATCTGCGTTTGTAAACTTCAGGCACTAATCCTTTCAGGGCATGATCATGATCAGTGCAAAGTAACCCACATCACTAAGCACGGTCCCGTGGAGGAGGTAAGCACTGCATTAACTTGGCAAGATATACTTCCAGTAACAGTGCAACTTTTGATTATTTACATCATGCAGCATACTATAGGGACTATCAGCTGGCAGCAGGGAAACTTGTTCCCTTCTTTTATGCTGTTATCTGCTAGTAATCTCAGCTCTCCAGATGGTTTGGCTCTAGAAGATGTTGTATACGCCCATCTCTGCTTTCTACCTGTTCaaacatacatatacatatggtAATTCATAGTTAGTTAATACTGCTGCCGTTGGCGTGTAAGTTTTTGTTGGCTTCATTCTGAAACATCATCTGATGAGAATTTCAGGTATATGGTCCTGTTCATCATGACCCTTCTCATTGTTCTCTTTTGGCCTGCAAAAGAGGAATTATTCTCCCATTATATTGGCAATTTCAAGCTATGCTTCAGGAGTCTGTTCGATGGTAGTGTGTTTGGCAGGgtaataaaagagaaaaatgaagatgAGAACTTTGAGTACGAGATGATGTGGGATGCCGAAGGATCGATGCACCTTATCAAGAAAGCGTCAAAGTCCCCTCCTAAAAGTTCAGGTGACAACGCTTCGGTGGAAAGGTATCATGGGGCCTAGTTGAGGTGCTACGTATTGTCAGTCTATTTCTTACTGTGGGATTATGTTTTGTTATGTTTGCATTCAGCATCTATTATATCTATGCCGGAGCATCTTTTACTCTCTTTTAGAAACTGCAAACTGGCGTATTTAAAATTTTAGACTTTTTAGTATTGCCCACTCTTGCACTCTAGGGAATTTTGCAAATATTTCATCTAACCCCATTATTTGCCTCCCAAAATAAATTTTAACAGCTGCCCCCTTCCCTTTCATTTTCTCTACTTAACATTGAACTTTTCTTATATGTTCACCAAATTATGATCGAACCAAACGTTCATTTGATATTTTGATTGTGTATATTGTATGCTTGTTGTCCACTTACATCAAATAGTAGTAGTTCAGGATTCTGCAACTTACTGCAACTGTACTTAGGGGCAATGCTGTTATGCGGGCGAAAAGACAGACTGAACAGGAAGTAGAGGTCGCCGTGGCTTGTGATGGGAATGTGGAATTTGACGCGAGGACACCAGGACCGGCTCGAATGAAAACATCCATGACAAAATTGGTGATACGGAGACTATTGCGAGGCATCCGCGTGCTTAGCTTTGTTGCTGCAATCAATGTTCCTCTCTACATGATGCTGCTATTCAAAGATTGGGTGGATAAATGATACTGCTACTACTTACAAATACAAGTACCACTAACTCCTgcttactactactactactcagTATGACAAAATAATTTCGGATTCTTGCACATTTGACATACATTGCATCTTCAACATTTCtgatttccaaaaaaaaattttggcgagTGATCGTCTAAAATCCTCATTGGCATTACTTACTAGCGCTAGGGCTGCCTCAGTCGTTTAATGTCACGACCAGATTTACGAACTCAAGAGTTAGATTCATATAGTGTCATAACTCATGAGAGGTAGCCATAACGTGTAAAATGGAATGACCCCATCTCATACTGCTAATCTCTTAAGTGGAAAGGACAATAAGAAGAACAAAATAGTATCTGACGTTCGACTACTGCGATTAATTTATATGCTCCATACGTCGATGTAAAACGCACAACAGGTATGTTATATGTAGAAGAAGAAGCATTaatattgttaaaaaaataaataaataaaatttcagATTCTCATAATTAACGTAGTAGTCCATTGATTGATGTTAATTCAAGAACGGCTGCTTCGTACGGAGCAGATTTATTGTAAGGTACAACATAGTACTGTGGAAGTCAAGTAAAAGTACGTACATGGTCTTCTACAAGACAGCCACCACGACGAAGATAGTACCGCAACATTCACATCCATGATCCATCCCTTCTGTGTCTTATTCCACATTTATTGTGCATTAATTAATCATGCTACCATATTTATATATTTGATGGTGTCTGCATCGGCCATAACACTAAAACAATACCGCTTGAACAGAGGGGAGTTACATACATAGATTACTGAAACACATAAATAAGTAATGGCAGACCTTGCAAGCTTCCATCCATCCATCCGAACTTGGCAGGGATCCCCATATGTTGGCCTTGTCCGTGTCCTGATCATGTCCGGGCTGTCAAAAAGCACCAGCCTTGATCTCTCATGTGCCCAAAAAACCTAACAATGGACTATCACCATTTAGGTTTACAAAAAAATACAGGATGACACACATGAAGAAGAGGGCTGATGACAACAAACAAGCCAGACCAGCAGCACCCTATGGACAAAGCCAACAACAGGGAAACAAAGTGGCCGGGGGCGGCCAGGAGGACATATAAATTTTGCTTCCACACGTTTGTAGAACAAATCTTTACCGACAGGCAATTGACGCCTATCAGAAACACACTGCTGCTCGTGCTTGGTTCGAAAACAAGACAAAAGCTAAAGAAGAAAGTAAAGAGAATAAGGCAGAAGAGGTTGGTGGTGCATGGTAtctttatatattttatacGGAGGATGAGGATGGTTTTGGTAGCTCAATCATCTCCCTGGATATACCAGCAGAGGAGCATGGTGGCACAGCGACGTAAGATGTAAATTCGCGCTCTTTGTTCTTTAACCAAAGAAGCGCACTTTCTTGTGAAGCCACCACTGTTCTTTCTCTTTGAACAAGTGTAGAGTACTCCACTTCTGTGCTGTTGCTTGAGCTCGGCCATTGCTGATGATGAGTGTTGGTGGCTAACGAATCAGATGATTGTCAGCTTTCTTGCAAGCGAATCACAGGGAAAAACTGAaaggacaaaagaaaagaaaaaaaaaaaaaggaaggaatgcCAAGGGGAAAAAAAGCCCACGAATTGGAGCTAGACCCTGAAGAGGAGAGTAAGTGGAATCCCTGTATTTATACGAAGAAGGTGTTGAGTAGCTTTTGAAGTGGGGGAGTGAACATGGTCATCTTCGAGAACCGAGGGATTTGCATGGAAAGGTGTAGATCATCAGCCAACGGGTAAAGGGGCTGTAAACGTGGGGTTGGATTTTTCTGGATTAAATATTCAAGATGATCAGCACACTGCAATGGGGTAGAAGGGATGATTGTTAACACTGGCGTGTATTTGAGTGCACTTGGATTAGAAAAAGGGGTATAAGTAGCCATGAGAAAAGGAGGATTGCTTGATGAGGACAAGGCAAAGTCGGAGATATGGGAACATGGTGTCGGCCAAGTCATAGGTGGCTTATGGGGCAGATTTAATTGGTTCACAACTGTGGCTCGCAATTCAAGGTCTCTTTCCATTCACTTCATTTTGCTTGCTAGTATAATATACTCCCCGAGTCTTCCTAATTTATACAGCTTCATGTTGAGCCACAAATTTGTTCTGCCAGCCATGCTAGCTGTTTTTCATTCTTCAGCCTCGAGCCGTTGCATTAGTACTGACGGAAGTTACCGGTCTACGGGCATCTTGCATGTACGTACAACTGGAATTGCATCAGCAAATAATTCATTATTCAGCTTCCAAGAACCAGTTGCATTTCTGCGCCGTGGACAAGCATCATATACTAAGCAACTGAAATGCAGATTCAGGCAAATCTTAGCTGCAGTTTCAGATGATTTAGATATGAGTAGGACTTTGAAGTTCACAAGATTG encodes:
- the LOC113742319 gene encoding uncharacterized protein C630.12, which encodes MEGKIEYLCLSLEGKKKKKRNSVLLLLLPSSKFQVVSASAVELNKLRSPSGSEQKIVGEMGKERRLTVFLSIIWALTILYGEMFAYWVPSLWTCSWPHHLRHSSSSSVKRLNDSGDYVKIAVLADPQLMDRTSLHLSPKSLALEIAQFYTDLFMRRAFLLSVLRFKPDVLLFFGDYFDGGPILSDNEWQESLSRLKHIFDLNVLQKTKNMKVYFLSGNHDIGYEALYSKTPEVIRRYEEEFGARNYKFTLGKVDFIAIDSQTLDGNSQGNVTSATWNFIANVSQDSSSMTRVLLTHIPLYRPDWTPCGPYRSSPIINQRILRAPENQQILYQNYVTEKSTNNLLNMISPALILSGHDHDQCKVTHITKHGPVEEHTIGTISWQQGNLFPSFMLLSASNLSSPDGLALEDVVYAHLCFLPVQTYIYIWYMVLFIMTLLIVLFWPAKEELFSHYIGNFKLCFRSLFDGSVFGRVIKEKNEDENFEYEMMWDAEGSMHLIKKASKSPPKSSGDNASVERGNAVMRAKRQTEQEVEVAVACDGNVEFDARTPGPARMKTSMTKLVIRRLLRGIRVLSFVAAINVPLYMMLLFKDWVDK
- the LOC113742321 gene encoding small polypeptide DEVIL 22-like, which produces MAELKQQHRSGVLYTCSKRKNSGGFTRKCASLVKEQRARIYILRRCATMLLCWYIQGDD